One stretch of Labrus bergylta chromosome 24, fLabBer1.1, whole genome shotgun sequence DNA includes these proteins:
- the LOC110001347 gene encoding B- and T-lymphocyte attenuator-like yields MTPKFCFTILHVSILAATLLTLEVSCTDECHVQIKVRRYTKYKAHLGEELKIDCPVTFCDDTPPEISWFKLNLTGDPINISGGSRFKSEWKPLKHLEGVLVLIIQNFVRNDSGIYWCGSSSSLGHKISVSVNDSVELITDQSTTSEPRRPETEDAFWPFVCRVIGLLVFVAIVIAMFVTSHCLRKGVRCGGGSKDTPADPKSQPSHQALPMDHIYDSVQ; encoded by the exons ATGACACCAAAGTTCTGCTTCACCATCCTTCATGTGTCCATCTTGGCTGCGACACTTCTCACTTTGGAAGTTTCCT GTACAGATGAGTGTCACGTTCAAATTAAAGTACGCCGATACACAAAATATAAAGCTCACCTTGGAGAAGAACTAAAGATTGACTGTCCAGTTACGTTCTGCGACGATACACCACCTGAAATCTCCTGGTTTAAACTCAACTTAACTGGTGATCCTATAAACATTAGCGGGGGAAGTCGCTTCAAATCAGAGTGGAAACCTTTGAAGCATTTAGAGGGAGTTTTAGTTTTGATCATTCAAAACTTTGTCAGAAACGACTCAGGTATATATTGGTGTGGAAGCAGTTCCAGTCTTGGACATAAAATCAGTGTTTCTGTCAATG ATAGTGTTGAACTCATCACCGACCAATCGACAACTTCAGAGCCAC GGAGACCAGAAACTGAGGACGCTTTCTGGCCTTTTGTGTGTCGTGTTATTGGACTCTTGGTGTTTGTCGCCATAGTGATTGCTATGTTTGTCACCTCACACTGTTTGCGTAAAG GTGTCCGATGTGGAGGAGGATCCAAAGACACACCAGCAGATCCAAAAAGCCAGCCTTCCCATCAGGCTTTGCCCATGGATCATATCTATGATAGTGTTCAGTAG